A region from the Gemmatimonadota bacterium genome encodes:
- a CDS encoding phytanoyl-CoA dioxygenase family protein: MPASPFTDSAPAVTAEARAAFDRDGFTVVRGLLAPDEVEHYLRLLEARSGRRRTDPPAARGWTVPDGVSRHAEFWPLIFHPTLLATVRGLLGANIRFLQHTDLHVGFSSFNWHRDSVARALGVGPDWDESDAPYRLVRVGMYLQSSGGGFRLGLVPGTHRPGDPRARAARKAVERKAGIWSHVRRLVTGKVPDVPGAAWIPAGAGDAVIFDPRVLHTGTPVDGPKYSAFLAYGIPNRHFEAHARYYRFERSDLMYGHLDDRLIAELGDRDLYHAVREGRVEEASRPGVAERLVMKGQRRR; this comes from the coding sequence ATGCCCGCGTCCCCCTTCACGGACAGCGCCCCCGCGGTCACGGCCGAGGCCCGCGCCGCGTTCGATCGTGACGGCTTCACCGTAGTCCGAGGGTTGCTCGCCCCCGACGAGGTGGAGCACTACCTCCGGTTGCTGGAAGCGCGCTCGGGAAGGCGTCGCACCGATCCCCCGGCAGCGCGTGGTTGGACCGTTCCCGATGGCGTGTCCCGCCACGCCGAGTTCTGGCCCCTCATCTTTCACCCAACCCTGCTCGCCACGGTCCGTGGGCTGCTCGGCGCCAACATCCGCTTCCTCCAGCACACCGACCTGCACGTCGGATTCTCCTCATTCAACTGGCATCGCGATTCGGTCGCCCGAGCGCTGGGTGTGGGACCCGACTGGGATGAGTCTGACGCCCCGTATCGACTCGTGCGGGTCGGGATGTACCTCCAGTCATCTGGAGGTGGCTTCCGGCTGGGCCTCGTCCCCGGCACTCACCGACCCGGCGATCCACGGGCACGCGCGGCGCGCAAGGCGGTGGAGCGCAAGGCGGGGATCTGGAGCCACGTGCGGCGCCTGGTCACCGGCAAGGTCCCGGACGTTCCGGGAGCGGCCTGGATCCCCGCTGGAGCAGGTGACGCGGTCATCTTTGACCCTCGCGTGCTCCATACCGGGACCCCGGTCGATGGTCCCAAGTATTCGGCATTCCTGGCGTACGGAATCCCCAATCGCCACTTCGAGGCGCATGCGCGCTACTATCGTTTCGAGCGCTCTGACCTGATGTACGGCCATCTCGATGACCGCCTGATCGCGGAGCTGGGAGATCGCGACCTCTATCATGCGGTCAGGGAGGGGCGCGTCGAGGAGGCGTCGCGGCCCGGGGTGGCGGAGCGGCTGGTCATGAAGGGACAGCGCCGAAGGTAG
- a CDS encoding carbohydrate binding family 9 domain-containing protein, with protein sequence MPSSCFLSRFARLALCGGLFTTVVSAQDSTASGSRRSLRASTAAALTLDGRIDEAAWANAEMATAFTNREPVEGVAASERTEVRVLLDETSVWVAARLYDREPGTIARQVVRRDQDSQADYFEVGFDSNNDRRTGFLFRVSAANVQRDEYVFDDNERDRAWDAVWGSAVTVDSLGWVAELRIPLSQLRFRASETPQAWGVNFVRRRVRTNEESHFQLVSRLQRGIVSQFATLTQVVARSARRLELRPYALGSVFRGTAEAGNPFKTGRDNGSRGGLDVRLGLGGQFTLDATINPDFGQVEADPAIINLTAFEQFFEERRPFFVEDAKIFDFTLSGGRNRLYYSRRLGRSPRGSAPSGTLFSDVPSATNILGAAKLTGRTQRGMSIGALAAITEDADARAFLGDSVPTQSYLVEPRAGFGVLRVRQDFNGGASTIGAIGTALRRDLPEDGTFRFLPTSAVNGGIDWEHQWMNREWAFFGYFSGSHVRGDSVALLRIQRASNHFFQRPDARMLGVDSTATSMSGFDWRMTLDKRRGRHWTGSAWAAQVSPGFEINDVGFSTRQEVLDGGVRISYREIVPNRVLRSYNVNVSTFHNWSHDAVAGRFSPGAWGRAHVGGSVSVQGNVEFLNFWRVESNVSYRPELVDRSGTRGGPLMLNPRSIEGRLSLNTDRRKALNLRPGINLETGAMGVGSEASVSLGIGWRPNARIELDVEPRYQRSTIGAQYVATSTALPFAPTFDRRYLFGEVARRELSFQTRLNAAFSPTASFQLFAQPLLSSGDYSNYKQLLSPLSFDFETFAEGAPPLVAGGATCRGGRTCADGADQRLFDFDGDGVTDFTVAEQDFNVRSLIGNAVFRWEYRPGSTMFLVWQRRQRSELVRGDFSARRDFAELWRAPTDNTFLLKFSYWFPL encoded by the coding sequence GTGCCCTCCTCATGCTTCCTCTCCCGCTTCGCCCGCCTCGCACTGTGCGGAGGGCTGTTCACCACGGTCGTGTCAGCGCAGGACTCCACGGCATCGGGGAGCCGCCGGTCCTTGCGGGCCTCAACCGCGGCCGCGCTCACGCTGGACGGTCGTATCGACGAGGCGGCCTGGGCCAACGCCGAGATGGCCACGGCGTTCACCAACCGGGAACCAGTCGAAGGCGTTGCCGCGAGTGAGCGCACCGAGGTGCGCGTCCTCCTGGACGAGACGTCCGTCTGGGTCGCGGCACGTTTGTACGACCGGGAGCCGGGCACCATCGCTCGCCAGGTCGTGCGGCGTGACCAGGACTCGCAAGCCGACTACTTCGAGGTTGGTTTCGACTCCAACAATGATCGTCGCACCGGCTTTCTCTTTCGCGTGAGTGCGGCGAATGTGCAGCGCGACGAGTACGTCTTTGATGACAACGAGCGCGACCGTGCCTGGGATGCCGTCTGGGGATCCGCCGTCACCGTGGACTCGCTGGGCTGGGTGGCGGAACTGCGCATTCCCCTGTCCCAGTTGCGCTTTCGTGCCAGCGAGACCCCGCAAGCGTGGGGCGTGAACTTCGTTCGGCGGCGCGTACGCACCAACGAGGAATCGCATTTCCAGCTGGTGTCGCGGTTGCAGCGCGGCATCGTCTCCCAGTTTGCGACGCTGACCCAGGTCGTGGCACGCAGTGCGCGGCGCCTGGAGCTCCGTCCGTACGCGTTAGGCTCGGTCTTTCGCGGAACCGCGGAGGCGGGGAACCCCTTCAAGACTGGCCGCGATAACGGGTCGCGCGGTGGACTTGACGTGCGATTGGGCCTCGGCGGACAGTTCACGCTCGATGCGACCATCAATCCGGACTTCGGGCAGGTCGAGGCGGATCCGGCCATCATCAACCTCACCGCCTTCGAGCAATTCTTCGAGGAGCGGCGGCCGTTCTTCGTCGAGGACGCCAAGATCTTTGACTTCACGCTCTCTGGCGGACGCAACCGCCTGTACTATTCGCGCCGACTTGGTCGATCGCCGCGCGGGAGTGCGCCGAGTGGAACCCTGTTTTCCGACGTACCGTCCGCCACGAATATTCTCGGCGCAGCCAAGCTGACCGGGCGCACCCAACGCGGGATGTCGATCGGTGCCCTGGCGGCCATCACCGAGGATGCCGATGCCCGTGCGTTCCTCGGCGACTCCGTGCCGACGCAGAGCTACCTCGTGGAGCCGCGGGCCGGCTTTGGCGTGCTCCGGGTGCGACAGGATTTCAATGGTGGCGCGTCCACGATCGGTGCCATCGGGACGGCACTGCGACGCGACCTCCCGGAGGATGGCACCTTTCGATTCCTCCCGACGAGCGCGGTGAACGGCGGCATCGATTGGGAGCACCAGTGGATGAACCGCGAGTGGGCGTTCTTCGGATATTTCTCCGGCAGTCATGTGCGAGGGGACTCGGTCGCCCTGCTGCGCATCCAGCGCGCCAGCAACCACTTCTTCCAGCGGCCGGACGCGCGGATGCTCGGGGTGGACTCCACGGCAACCAGCATGTCCGGATTCGACTGGCGCATGACGCTCGACAAGCGTCGCGGGCGGCACTGGACCGGCTCGGCGTGGGCGGCGCAAGTCTCGCCCGGATTCGAGATCAACGATGTCGGCTTCAGCACGCGCCAGGAAGTGCTGGACGGCGGCGTGCGAATTTCGTATCGCGAGATCGTTCCCAACCGGGTGCTCCGCTCCTACAACGTCAACGTCAGCACCTTCCACAACTGGAGCCACGACGCCGTGGCCGGGCGTTTTTCACCCGGTGCATGGGGACGGGCCCACGTCGGCGGGTCGGTGAGCGTGCAGGGGAACGTCGAGTTCCTCAACTTCTGGCGCGTCGAAAGCAATGTCTCCTATCGACCGGAACTGGTGGACCGCAGCGGGACCCGTGGCGGGCCACTGATGCTGAACCCGCGCTCGATCGAGGGACGGCTCTCGTTGAATACCGATCGTCGCAAGGCGCTCAACCTCCGTCCAGGGATCAACCTCGAGACCGGGGCGATGGGCGTCGGCAGCGAAGCCAGCGTGAGCCTGGGGATCGGCTGGCGACCGAACGCGCGTATTGAGCTGGACGTTGAACCCCGGTACCAACGATCCACCATCGGTGCACAATATGTGGCGACCAGTACAGCCCTGCCCTTCGCCCCGACCTTTGACCGCCGCTACCTCTTTGGTGAAGTGGCGCGGCGCGAGCTGAGCTTCCAGACCCGGCTCAACGCGGCCTTCTCTCCCACGGCGTCGTTTCAGCTCTTCGCACAGCCCCTCCTCTCCTCGGGAGACTACTCCAACTACAAGCAGCTGCTCTCGCCCCTGTCGTTCGACTTCGAGACGTTCGCCGAAGGTGCCCCTCCCCTGGTCGCAGGGGGAGCCACGTGTCGCGGGGGCCGCACCTGCGCGGACGGCGCGGATCAGCGGCTATTCGACTTCGACGGCGACGGGGTGACTGACTTCACGGTGGCCGAGCAGGACTTCAATGTGCGATCGCTGATCGGGAACGCCGTGTTCCGCTGGGAGTATCGTCCGGGTTCGACGATGTTCCTCGTCTGGCAACGTCGGCAGCGCAGCGAACTGGTGCGCGGGGATTTTTCCGCCCGCCGCGACTTTGCGGAGCTGTGGCGGGCGCCCACGGACAACACCTTCCTCCTCAAGTTCAGCTACTGGTTCCCGCTCTAA
- a CDS encoding SusC/RagA family TonB-linked outer membrane protein: MHVPRLSHWSWRAFALALVISSPTAAQTGGTIAGRITDRTTGAPLADSRVVVVGTTLETITNERGEYRLLNLRPGRVQLSAMRIGYRASSDTLQVAAGQSVTKDFTLAATLTTLSDVVVTGTVGNQERKAQSAVVASISATDIKAGAPINTVNDLLQSRVAGVSVNAASGQAGASRSIRVRGPASISLANRPIVFIDGVRVVETSSNLGTGGQITDRLNDLNPDDIESIEVVKGPAAATLFGADASTGVIQIITKRGRVGSNSFQQTLRSEYGNVDRNFTPPSNYGACTAALVAASSTNPLCRGQAVGTLVSDNPLMRSEAFRTGSDLLLGWSGRGGGQNYGYFLSVGADRNLGVLPNNEFKRYSVRTNFNFIPTPALTIEAGIQTLQSTSIVPDNDNNIYGYLGGALLGSPLTRRDDGQPGQDGWFGFARQVPAISAIDNDVTTRRNILTSSGTWLPAAWLKNRLTLGADLVQDEATRYFPRNAVGQYAGLLNTGNNTQTRLNAQRFTADYIADINRRFLSEDKLAVNLSVGAQAIVTRTDSLAATGQGFTTNSSNVIGSASTTTSNQQFNETRQVGALGQLQLGWRDRLFLQLGARYDDFSAFGTETDPIFLPKVGASWVVSDESWFEPLASTFGSFRLRAAFGTTGRAPLPGAALTTLTAAPNAVVNGQSIISEPGAVPLSPGNAKLRPEKGTEFEAGVDITMLRDRVQLEVGFFDKRSRDVLLQRPLPPSQGFLANPFVNIGEVRNSGWEVSVNAALFRSKNFDWESRLAMNTLNSRIASLGEVAPFNTLNRFTTGFQPGAFVSKRIKSINEQTGVVTVADTFEVVGNLWPTLEAGLTNTVTLFRNLRLVALVDTKQDFTVFNNADFFRETQVVRSNNRLDPTRLSALERLRRYGNPNAGQAAFVQLNGQATTVNETRDAYLQPGDFIRLREVSATYTLPRSVITRWGPVNAASVGIAFQNLGLWSDYEGFDPEVVSAANNDFNRTDFFTLPNPRRAILRLNLSF, translated from the coding sequence ATGCATGTGCCTCGTCTGTCCCACTGGTCCTGGCGAGCGTTCGCGCTCGCGCTGGTCATCAGCAGTCCCACTGCCGCACAAACGGGCGGTACCATCGCGGGTCGCATCACCGACCGCACCACCGGCGCACCGCTCGCCGACTCACGCGTGGTCGTCGTCGGCACCACGCTCGAGACGATCACCAACGAACGTGGGGAGTATCGCCTGCTCAACCTGCGTCCCGGGCGCGTACAGCTCTCGGCCATGCGGATCGGGTACCGGGCATCCTCCGACACCCTGCAGGTCGCGGCCGGACAATCTGTCACGAAGGATTTCACTCTTGCGGCCACCCTCACCACCCTGTCGGACGTCGTGGTGACCGGTACCGTGGGCAACCAGGAACGCAAGGCGCAGTCCGCCGTGGTCGCCTCCATCAGTGCGACCGACATCAAGGCCGGCGCACCAATCAACACGGTCAACGACCTGCTGCAATCACGCGTCGCCGGCGTCTCCGTGAACGCGGCCTCCGGGCAGGCCGGCGCCTCGCGCTCGATCCGCGTCCGTGGTCCGGCGTCGATCTCGCTCGCGAATCGTCCGATCGTCTTTATCGACGGCGTGCGCGTCGTCGAGACATCGTCCAACCTGGGCACGGGTGGACAGATCACCGATCGCCTCAATGACCTCAACCCGGATGACATCGAGTCCATTGAGGTGGTCAAGGGTCCGGCCGCGGCCACGCTCTTTGGCGCAGACGCCTCCACGGGCGTGATCCAGATCATCACCAAGCGCGGGCGCGTCGGCTCCAACTCGTTCCAGCAGACGCTGCGGTCGGAGTACGGCAACGTCGATCGCAACTTCACGCCGCCCAGCAACTACGGCGCATGCACCGCGGCCCTCGTCGCCGCGAGCAGCACCAATCCCCTGTGCCGCGGGCAGGCCGTGGGCACCCTCGTTTCGGACAACCCGCTCATGCGCAGCGAGGCCTTCCGCACCGGATCGGACCTCCTGCTCGGTTGGAGCGGTCGCGGCGGCGGCCAGAACTATGGCTACTTCCTGTCGGTTGGGGCGGATCGCAATCTCGGCGTGCTGCCCAACAATGAGTTCAAGCGGTACAGCGTCCGCACCAACTTCAACTTCATCCCGACGCCGGCCCTGACCATCGAGGCGGGCATCCAGACGCTGCAGTCGACTTCCATCGTCCCGGACAACGACAACAACATCTACGGGTACCTCGGTGGTGCGCTCCTCGGCTCGCCGCTCACCCGACGTGACGACGGCCAGCCCGGACAGGATGGTTGGTTCGGCTTCGCTCGACAAGTGCCGGCGATCTCCGCGATCGACAACGACGTCACGACGCGACGCAACATCCTGACGTCCAGCGGCACCTGGCTCCCCGCCGCCTGGCTCAAGAACCGATTGACCCTGGGCGCTGACCTCGTGCAGGATGAAGCCACCCGCTACTTCCCGCGGAATGCGGTGGGTCAATACGCCGGCCTGCTCAACACGGGCAACAACACGCAGACCCGCCTCAACGCGCAACGCTTTACCGCGGACTACATCGCCGACATCAATCGTCGCTTTCTCTCCGAGGACAAGCTCGCCGTCAACCTGTCGGTGGGCGCACAAGCCATCGTGACGCGGACCGACTCCCTGGCCGCCACGGGACAGGGATTCACGACGAACAGCTCCAACGTCATCGGCTCTGCGTCCACCACAACTTCCAACCAGCAGTTCAACGAGACCCGCCAGGTGGGCGCCCTGGGTCAACTGCAACTCGGCTGGCGGGACCGCCTCTTCCTGCAGCTCGGCGCGAGATACGATGACTTCTCGGCGTTCGGCACCGAGACGGACCCGATCTTCCTGCCCAAGGTCGGTGCGTCGTGGGTCGTGAGCGACGAGTCCTGGTTCGAACCCCTGGCGTCCACCTTTGGATCGTTCCGTCTTCGCGCCGCGTTCGGCACCACGGGACGCGCGCCCCTCCCGGGCGCCGCCCTCACGACGTTGACGGCCGCACCCAATGCCGTCGTGAACGGCCAGTCGATCATCAGCGAGCCCGGTGCCGTCCCGCTCAGCCCCGGCAACGCGAAGCTGCGCCCGGAAAAGGGCACCGAGTTCGAAGCCGGTGTCGACATCACCATGCTGCGTGACCGCGTCCAGCTCGAGGTGGGCTTCTTCGACAAGCGCAGCCGGGACGTCCTCCTGCAGCGTCCGCTCCCCCCGTCCCAGGGCTTCCTCGCCAATCCGTTTGTGAACATCGGGGAAGTCCGCAACAGTGGATGGGAGGTCTCCGTCAACGCCGCGCTGTTCCGCTCGAAGAACTTCGACTGGGAATCGCGGCTGGCCATGAACACCCTGAACAGCCGGATTGCCTCGCTCGGAGAGGTCGCCCCGTTCAATACCCTGAACCGCTTCACGACCGGGTTCCAGCCTGGCGCCTTCGTGTCCAAGCGTATCAAGTCGATCAACGAACAGACGGGCGTCGTGACGGTGGCAGATACGTTCGAGGTCGTTGGTAACCTGTGGCCCACGCTCGAGGCGGGACTGACCAACACGGTGACCCTGTTCCGCAACCTGCGGCTGGTCGCCCTGGTCGACACCAAGCAGGACTTCACCGTCTTCAACAACGCGGACTTCTTCCGCGAGACGCAAGTCGTGCGCAGCAACAATCGCCTCGATCCCACGCGGCTCTCGGCGCTGGAGCGCCTGCGACGGTATGGCAACCCCAATGCGGGGCAGGCGGCCTTTGTTCAGCTTAACGGCCAGGCCACCACGGTCAATGAGACCCGGGACGCCTATCTGCAGCCCGGCGATTTCATCCGCCTGCGCGAAGTCTCAGCCACGTACACCCTGCCCCGTTCCGTCATCACCCGCTGGGGACCGGTCAACGCAGCTTCGGTCGGCATCGCGTTCCAGAACCTCGGCCTCTGGAGCGACTACGAAGGATTCGACCCCGAAGTCGTCTCGGCCGCCAACAACGACTTCAACCGCACGGACTTCTTTACGCTGCCGAACCCGCGGCGCGCCATCCTGCGCCTCAACCTCTCGTTCTGA
- a CDS encoding ABC transporter permease, whose product MPLDLTFAWRSLTRARGFSVAVILTLALGIGANTAIFSVLRGVVLRPLPHQDGDRLMYLRQSAAGPGASNIAFSVPEIEDLRTGSRTLAQIAEYSPLTLNAVEEADAFQLDVGLVTGNYLSVMGLRPVLGRPFTTGDDGAGAAPVVLLTHGYWASHFRGDSTVVGRTMRIGGRSVEIIGVLQPAPFFPGRIDALMNMSISEHHVSALMVQGRTHRMTEVIARLAPGASVEQARAEVTTIRQRIQATFPEVYDAASNYAVSVTPFREVLGRDASTLLGLLVGVAVFILVIGCANVANLTLMRTVRREQELTVRAALGAGTLRLRRLRRLLLAGSMPRRSLWCSCRLPRATSRRAASCSARTWRRLRSPRRRGQSSDRCRRNNRSKTS is encoded by the coding sequence ATGCCACTCGACCTGACATTCGCCTGGAGAAGTCTCACACGCGCGCGGGGGTTCAGCGTCGCCGTGATCCTCACACTGGCCCTGGGGATCGGAGCGAACACCGCGATCTTCAGCGTGCTTCGTGGCGTCGTGCTCCGTCCGCTCCCCCATCAGGACGGCGATCGTTTGATGTACTTGCGGCAATCCGCAGCTGGACCTGGCGCAAGCAACATTGCCTTCTCGGTACCGGAAATCGAGGACCTGCGCACCGGCTCTCGCACGCTGGCGCAAATCGCCGAGTATTCGCCGCTGACGCTCAACGCGGTCGAGGAGGCGGACGCGTTTCAACTCGATGTGGGGCTGGTCACGGGCAACTACCTGAGTGTGATGGGGCTGCGTCCCGTCCTCGGCCGACCGTTCACGACGGGCGACGACGGGGCCGGCGCCGCACCAGTGGTGCTGCTGACCCATGGCTACTGGGCGTCGCACTTTCGTGGTGACAGCACGGTAGTGGGCCGAACGATGCGCATCGGGGGCCGGTCGGTCGAGATCATCGGCGTCCTGCAACCGGCGCCGTTCTTTCCGGGGCGTATTGACGCCCTGATGAACATGTCGATCAGTGAGCACCACGTGAGCGCGCTCATGGTGCAGGGTCGCACACACCGGATGACGGAGGTGATCGCTCGGCTGGCCCCAGGCGCCTCGGTGGAGCAGGCGCGTGCCGAAGTCACGACGATTCGCCAGCGCATCCAGGCGACCTTTCCCGAGGTCTACGATGCGGCCTCCAACTATGCGGTGTCTGTGACGCCGTTTCGCGAGGTGCTGGGACGTGACGCGAGCACCCTACTGGGACTGTTAGTCGGGGTCGCGGTGTTCATCCTGGTCATCGGGTGTGCGAATGTCGCCAACCTCACCTTGATGCGCACGGTGCGCCGTGAACAGGAGCTGACGGTACGCGCCGCCCTTGGCGCCGGTACCCTGCGCCTGCGGCGGCTGCGGCGGCTCCTCCTGGCGGGCTCGATGCCGCGCCGGTCCCTGTGGTGTTCCTGCCGTTTGCCCAGGGCGACTTCCCGACGGGCGGCCTCGTGCTCCGCACGGACGTGGCGGCGCCTTCGATCGCCACGGCGGCGCGGGCAATCGTCCGATCGCTGTCGCCGCAACAACCGATCGAAAACGTCATGA
- a CDS encoding FtsX-like permease family protein: MTVDAIRDESVGPRRLNATLVGAFGTLALLLAAVGIAAVLAFAVSTRITEVGIRMSLGATPASVRRMVLTEGGTLVALGLLLGTIGALALAGVIRGYLFQVEPWDPITLVGVAAVMMAIGLVASWAPAARASGIQPSEALRRG, translated from the coding sequence ATGACGGTCGACGCGATCCGGGACGAGAGCGTCGGCCCGCGACGACTCAACGCCACCCTGGTGGGCGCCTTTGGCACCCTGGCGCTGCTCCTGGCCGCCGTGGGCATTGCCGCCGTCCTCGCCTTTGCCGTGAGCACCCGGATCACGGAGGTCGGCATCCGCATGAGCCTGGGCGCCACGCCGGCCAGTGTCCGGAGGATGGTGCTGACCGAGGGAGGTACCCTGGTCGCCCTCGGGCTATTGCTTGGGACCATTGGGGCGCTCGCCCTGGCTGGCGTCATCCGCGGATACCTGTTCCAGGTCGAGCCGTGGGACCCCATCACCCTGGTCGGCGTGGCGGCGGTCATGATGGCCATCGGGCTGGTGGCGAGCTGGGCGCCGGCGGCGCGGGCGAGCGGGATTCAGCCGTCAGAAGCCCTGCGGCGCGGGTAG
- a CDS encoding PKD domain-containing protein — protein sequence MRGVISVVLMAAVWTAACGEATDPVAAGHEPAASAVQMPGASLVPSMYVADFVSTAASGTDLNDAGDVIGRSYTDPGCGSFCLPPRENVVWRGGTRIVLPLVPGYASSSQYPLFINNQGLIGGVVGLIGSSTRVATWTPNGLTYTAQNRGTFPGTSSAEVAGLDEQGRMVGWATQGGAIPSLTVPFMWSQGTGMVDLKTLGYPNDKPAAMSPGGKVVTWNSWYQLGNPASVTPLPAPPAGFSGAGSNGSAINDNGDQAHFMIRPVQGLRYPFRLSASGTWQQLSSVGTGNLSSSGIGWINAAQDVGLSVQSTAMIAAGPTGLAQPLAPLLSPAYGGASVTGVGAANSSGQMLASIFLGRSARLMKLTPAVPCGANCIVASALAMTGQFVQDPANPGSCFQGGSMYNRTTATVTLTSETGAPLANAQVVGRFMDDYWTNRTMNGTTNAAGVVTFTHVGLCGVGAIAFLVDGATHGSRTFDRTRGKVTDFVIPSVAPPTNQPPVARITKSCNNTTRACTFSGTGSTDDVGVVSYSWNFGDGGTGTGATVAHTYASGGAYPVTLTVTDAGGLTGSVTRTLNLPGGGTNQPPVVGWTVSCLPAPAHTCTVDGSSSSDPDGTIAAWSWTNGKGVVLSTAPTFTRSWPGPRTLTWTLKVTDNGGLTSQLTKTFNVP from the coding sequence ATGAGAGGAGTCATTTCCGTCGTCCTGATGGCCGCGGTATGGACCGCGGCCTGTGGCGAGGCAACAGATCCCGTGGCGGCCGGGCATGAACCGGCCGCTTCTGCCGTGCAAATGCCCGGGGCGTCACTGGTGCCGTCGATGTACGTGGCGGACTTCGTGTCTACGGCGGCCAGTGGCACCGATCTCAACGATGCCGGCGACGTGATTGGTCGCTCGTACACTGATCCCGGCTGCGGCTCGTTCTGCCTGCCTCCGCGCGAGAATGTGGTGTGGAGGGGCGGGACGCGGATCGTTCTTCCCCTGGTTCCAGGGTATGCGAGCAGCAGCCAATACCCGCTCTTCATCAATAATCAGGGGCTGATCGGCGGGGTGGTTGGCCTGATTGGCAGCAGTACCCGCGTGGCCACCTGGACCCCGAATGGGCTGACCTATACAGCGCAAAACCGGGGGACCTTTCCCGGGACGTCGAGCGCGGAGGTCGCGGGTCTGGACGAGCAGGGTCGCATGGTCGGTTGGGCGACCCAGGGGGGGGCAATCCCGTCGTTGACGGTCCCGTTCATGTGGTCGCAGGGCACCGGCATGGTGGACCTCAAGACGTTGGGGTACCCGAACGACAAGCCCGCCGCGATGAGCCCGGGGGGCAAGGTGGTGACGTGGAACTCCTGGTATCAGTTGGGGAATCCGGCGAGTGTCACTCCGCTCCCCGCTCCCCCAGCAGGCTTTTCGGGCGCGGGATCCAACGGGAGCGCGATTAACGACAACGGCGATCAGGCGCATTTCATGATCAGGCCGGTCCAAGGCCTGCGTTACCCCTTCCGCCTGTCAGCCAGCGGTACCTGGCAGCAACTCTCGAGCGTGGGCACCGGGAACCTGTCAAGCTCCGGGATCGGCTGGATCAACGCTGCCCAGGATGTCGGGTTGTCGGTGCAGAGCACCGCGATGATCGCTGCGGGCCCGACAGGTCTGGCGCAACCGTTGGCCCCGCTGCTCTCGCCGGCGTACGGGGGTGCGAGCGTCACCGGTGTGGGTGCAGCCAACAGTTCGGGCCAGATGCTGGCCTCGATCTTTCTCGGGCGCAGCGCGCGATTGATGAAGCTGACCCCGGCCGTGCCATGCGGTGCCAACTGCATCGTCGCCAGTGCGTTGGCCATGACCGGGCAGTTCGTGCAGGATCCGGCGAACCCGGGGAGCTGCTTCCAGGGCGGGAGCATGTACAATCGCACGACGGCGACCGTCACCCTCACGAGCGAGACTGGGGCTCCGCTGGCGAATGCCCAGGTGGTTGGACGGTTCATGGATGACTACTGGACGAACCGGACGATGAACGGGACGACGAACGCGGCGGGCGTCGTGACCTTCACCCACGTCGGGCTGTGCGGTGTTGGCGCGATTGCCTTCCTGGTGGATGGGGCAACCCACGGCTCGCGGACGTTCGATCGGACCCGGGGCAAGGTGACGGACTTCGTGATCCCGAGTGTGGCGCCGCCGACCAACCAACCCCCGGTCGCGCGGATTACCAAGAGCTGCAACAACACCACGCGGGCCTGCACGTTCAGCGGCACGGGATCCACCGACGACGTCGGCGTGGTCTCATACAGCTGGAACTTTGGCGACGGCGGCACCGGCACCGGCGCGACGGTCGCCCATACCTACGCCAGTGGGGGAGCGTACCCGGTGACGCTCACTGTCACGGATGCCGGGGGACTGACGGGCAGCGTCACCAGGACCCTCAACCTCCCCGGCGGGGGAACCAACCAGCCACCGGTTGTCGGCTGGACGGTAAGCTGTCTTCCCGCACCGGCGCACACGTGCACCGTGGATGGCAGTAGCTCCAGCGATCCGGACGGGACGATTGCGGCCTGGAGCTGGACCAACGGGAAGGGCGTGGTCCTGTCCACCGCGCCGACGTTCACGCGGAGCTGGCCCGGCCCGCGTACGCTGACCTGGACGCTCAAGGTCACGGACAACGGGGGCCTCACCAGCCAACTCACCAAGACGTTCAACGTGCCCTGA